One Trichomycterus rosablanca isolate fTriRos1 chromosome 23, fTriRos1.hap1, whole genome shotgun sequence genomic window carries:
- the LOC134301036 gene encoding centrosome and spindle pole-associated protein 1 isoform X4, which yields METLKTDNFVEDKPTRAAERGYLPYMEMKSSFSHNTEKEETELPGKTPSQPKRNKEEGFGLSLQLGEEYERKKQKLKEELRQDYRRYVSEKKNVSEPAPQLQASTFKMQERSTNEKLQDERIKDYSVLLRAQEELEKMRKTSNEPQSQTPGRDLYVSTTPYHSSLSLKSHQQKSPERPLSSRRDAGTATEPLLKTHTRAHRRREETPERWHSRPRRHREHYSSEEELNLDEEEQEEFELLHKRRPRHRAEPAHAGRRERRLQHRVAQERREVDVHTVNEGEYLEDNRPTPQATLPVNPPAPVQIRAINKNNMGDFATGLMIGANEQGEATQRRKERYRQELLKQIEEQQRNKRKEKELELRVAATGAVDPEKASVTVCLPGFPQPDRIKQFGAVRREHEGRRRDTPHRPGMALGAPGTDTDRRPREVEREPPERPRVAFQSPIMEYSSALGHLGHTAGAGLWVSGDAPFSEDLRKGLAGTLGEMVAPRVTGIPPPPAPALSELYSTPYDEAYYYYGARNPLDPNLTYYGASVGAVPSLPNLPAGTHSSVRQPPALVLAQSALQHGISPSLGSFPSDRLQHPKENVLGYKDALKQQIEERQERRRREREDRERYEAKLEAEMKAYEPWGRGGAGAPLKDERGNLISDLKRMHRSNEEAYMNPESRNNRRVVASTDKTLPTPRVENKESSRTSAGLISSFTRPSPHARGNVFTEQPTPQQILEQEKYKESLKRQIEEKRTLEAERRENLRLEEEREEKRLAEERARIQKQYEEEQEKEKRKETEQNNKNQELIRLLEERRQEAERKRKEEEMKESEHLKQQYEQERQARLEQDFRSESPPIPTVQKRLGSQNPPRPPSVESQRSVAVLSACSVPTPRSPPVPARRNQIRAAEDQQGVISELSLLRRRLRSEQRRLEGQLEESDREDTQTPLKNRERPLLDVFDMARLRMQVPARRPPSNTRAVNKQNMQDFNQLKYRDSESREQVRQAYPEPPTDEDSLEIQQQALLREQQRRLNSMRRAKTDDYFDLSSPMKPAYQRRKNFTEEAERRSLLQSESAFIDPCGYSFPETPQPERSPARERRRRARRQDEENTPGSERIRQFLGSANSFHLDRVQEQNQRRMRALDDMSEHHWRSGEISADEDDDLWQQTRSPLASRRVSTTTFTTEPWLRPGTSETFKKPMAGRRPPSTGPSTYHG from the exons ATGGAAACCTTGAAGACTGACAACTTCGTCGAAGACAAACCGACCAGGGCGGCTGAAAGGGGCTACTTACCTTATATGGAAATGAAG TCAAGCTTTAGTCACAATACAGAAAAGGAAGAGACTGAATTACCTGGCAAAACCCCATCACAACCTAAACGTAATAAAG AAGAAGGTTTTGGTCTGAGTTTGCAGCTGGGAGAGGAGTATGAACGGAAGAAGCAAAAGCTAAAGGAAGAGCTGCGCCAGGACTACAGGCGCTACGTGTCTGAG AAGAAAAATGTCTCTGAGCCAGCACCTCAACTCCAAGCATCGACTTTTAAAATGCAGGAAAGATCAACAAAT GAGAAGTTGCAGGATGAGAGGATTAAAGACTACAGTGTTTTGCTCCGAGCTCAGGAGGAACTTGAAAAAATGAGGAAAACTTCAAATGAGCCACAG TCCCAGACTCCTGGTAGAGATCTCTACGTCTCCACCACTCCCTACCATTCGTCGCTCTCTCTTAAATCGCATCAACAAAAGAGTCCAGAGAGGCCGCTGTCTTCCAGGAGGGACGCCGGCACCGCGACCGAGCCGCTCCTCAAGACACATACGCGAGCACACAGACGACGGGAGGAGACACCCGAGCGCTGGCACTCGAGGCCCAGGAGACACAGGGAGCACTACAGCTCTGAAGAGGAGCTTAACTTGGAtgaggaggagcaggaggagtTTGAGCTTCTTCACAAGAGGAGACCCAGGCACCGAGCTGAGCCTGCACACGCTGGCAGGAGGGAGCGGAGGCTCCAGCACAG GGTTGCCCAGGAGAGAAGAGAAGTGGATGTACATACCGTTAATGAAGGAGAGTATCTAGAGGACAACAGACCGACTCCTCAAGCGACGCTTCCAGTCAA TCCACCCGCACCGGTGCAGATCAGAGCCATAAACAAGAACAACATGGGAGATTTCGCTACAGGACTTATGATTG GTGCTAATGAGCAGGGGGAAGCCACACAGAGGAGAAAGGAGCGCTACAGACAGGAACTGCTCAAACAAATAGAGGAGCAACAAAGAAATAAGAGAAA GGAAAAGGAGCTGGAGTTGAGAGTTGCTGCTACAGGGGCTGTTGATCCAGAGAAAGCG TCTGTGACCGTCTGCCTGCCTGGTTTCCCACAGCCTGACCGGATCAAACAGTTTGGCGCTGTGAGACGGGAGCATGAAGGCAGAAGGCGGGACACGCCCCACAGACCCGGGATGGCACTCGGCGCCCCTGGGACGGACACGGACAGAAGACCACGAGAAGTGGAGCGAGAGCCCCCCGAGAGACCTCGTGTGGCTTTCCAGTCCCCCATCATGGAGTACAGCTCTGCCCTGGGGCACCTGGGTCACACGGCGGGCGCTGGTTTATGGGTGAGTGGGGACGCCCCATTCAGTGAAGACTTGCGCAAAGGCCTGGCTGGAACTCTGGGAGAAATGGTTGCCcccag AGTCACAGGCATCCCTCCTCCACCGGCACCCGCACTCTCGGAGCTATACAGCACCCCATACGATGAAGCCTACTATTACTATGGAGCCAGGAATCCTCTAGACCCCAATCTGACCTACT atGGAGCTTCTGTGGGTGCAGTACCATCGTTGCCTAATCTTCCAGCTGGCACACACTCATCTGTGCGGCAGCCTCCTGCCCTGGTCCTTGCACA GTCTGCATTACAGCATGGCATTTCTCCTTCTCTTGGATCGTTTCCTTCTGACAGACTCCAACACCCGAAAGAAAACGTTCTAGGCTACAAGGATGCACTCAAACAACAG ATCGAAGAGAGACAGGAGAGGAGGAGGCGCGAAAGAGAGGACAGGGAACGTTACGAGGCTAAGCTGGAGGCGGAGATGAAGGCGTACGAGCCATGGGGGAGAGGAGGAGCTGGAGCTCCGCTCAAGGACGAAAGAGGAAACCTTATCA GTGACCTAAAGCGTATGCACAGGAGTAACGAGGAGGCGTATATGAACCCAGAATCCCGTAACAATAGAAGAGTCGTGGCATCAACGGACAAAACTTTACCTACACCAAGGGTGGAGAACAAGGAATCTTCAAGAACGTCAG CAGGTCTTATTTCCTCCTTTACGCGGCCCTCGCCACACGCCCGAGGAAACGTGTTCACCGAGCAGCCGACGCCCCAGCAAATCCTCGAGCAGGAAAAATACAAGGAGAGTCTGAAACGGCAG ATCGAGGAGAAACGGACGTTGGAAGCAGAGAGGAGAGAAAATCTGAGGCTGGAGGAAGAGCGAGAGGAGAAAAGGCTGGCTGAGGAACGAGCGCGCATTCAAAAGCAGTATGAAGAGGAGCAGGAGAAGGAAAAACGTAAAGAAACGGAG caaaacaacaaaaaccagGAGTTGATTAGACTGCTCGAGGAGCGGCGCCAAGAGGCTGAGAGGAAAAGGAAGGAGGAAGAGATGAAGGAAAGTGAACATCTGAAGCAGCAGTACGAGCAGGAGAGGCAAGCCCGGCTTGAGCAG GACTTCAGGTCAGAATCCCCACCCATTCCTACAGTACAGAAGAGACTTGGCAGCCAGAATCCTCCCAGACCACCCTCAGTGGAAAGCCAGCGCTCTGTGGCAGTTCTCTCT GCTTGCTCCGTTCCCACTCCTCGCTCCCCACCTGTTCCCGCACGGAGGAATCAGATACGAGCAGCAG aggACCAGCAGGGTGTGATCAGCGAGTTATCCCTGCTGCGTAGGCGCTTAAGAAGTGAGCAGAGGCGGCTTGAAGGGCAGTTAGAAGAGTCAGACAGAGAAGATACACAGACTCCTCTAAAGAACAG GGAGCGTCCTTTATTGGACGTTTTTGACATGGCCAGACTGAGAATGCAGGTTCCTGCTAGGAGGCCGCCTTCAAACACAAGAGCAGTGAACAAGCAGAACATGCAGGACTTTAACCAGCTCAAGTACAGAG ACAGCGAGTCTCGTGAGCAGGTGAGGCAAGCGTATCCTGAGCCGCCCACTGACGAGGACAGTCTGGAGATCCAGCAGCAGGCTCTGCTCAGAGAGCAACAGCGCAGACTCAACAGCATGAGAAGAGCCAAGACTGATG ATTACTTTGACCTGTCGTCTCCAATGAAGCCTGCTTACCAGCGG AGGAAGAACTTCACCGAAGAGGCCGAAAGACGCTCGCTGCTACAGTCCGAGAGTGCTTTTATAG ATCCTTGCGGTTATTCTTTTCCGGAGACACCACAGCCGGAGCGAAGCCCTGCCAGAGAGAGGAGACGCCGGGCCAGGAGGCAAGAT GAAGAAAACACGCCGGGCAGCGAGAGGATCAGGCAGTTTCTGGGTTCCGCCAACAGCTTTCATCTAGACAGGGTACAAGAGCAGAACCAGCGCAGGATGAGAGCACTGGACGACATGAGCGAGCACCACTGGAGATCAG GAGAAATATCTGCTGATGAAGACGATGACCTCTGGCAGCAGACTCGGTCTCCGCTGGCTTCCAGGCGCGTTTCCACGACGACGTTCACCACCGAGCCCTGGCTACGCCCCGGCACCTCGGAGACATTTAAAAAGCCGATGGCAGGTCGAAGGCCGCCCAGTACCGGACCGTCCACCTACCACGGTTAA
- the LOC134301036 gene encoding centrosome and spindle pole-associated protein 1 isoform X7 — protein METLKTDNFVEDKPTRAAERGYLPYMEMKSSFSHNTEKEETELPGKTPSQPKRNKEEGFGLSLQLGEEYERKKQKLKEELRQDYRRYVSEKKNVSEPAPQLQASTFKMQERSTNEKLQDERIKDYSVLLRAQEELEKMRKTSNEPQSQTPGRDLYVSTTPYHSSLSLKSHQQKSPERPLSSRRDAGTATEPLLKTHTRAHRRREETPERWHSRPRRHREHYSSEEELNLDEEEQEEFELLHKRRPRHRAEPAHAGRRERRLQHRVAQERREVDVHTVNEGEYLEDNRPTPQATLPVNPPAPVQIRAINKNNMGDFATGLMIGANEQGEATQRRKERYRQELLKQIEEQQRNKRKEKELELRVAATGAVDPEKASVTVCLPGFPQPDRIKQFGAVRREHEGRRRDTPHRPGMALGAPGTDTDRRPREVEREPPERPRVAFQSPIMEYSSALGHLGHTAGAGLWVSGDAPFSEDLRKGLAGTLGEMVAPRVTGIPPPPAPALSELYSTPYDEAYYYYGARNPLDPNLTYYGASVGAVPSLPNLPAGTHSSVRQPPALVLAQSALQHGISPSLGSFPSDRLQHPKENVLGYKDALKQQEVLRQGWLQLFDKIEERQERRRREREDRERYEAKLEAEMKAYEPWGRGGAGAPLKDERGNLISDLKRMHRSNEEAYMNPESRNNRRVVASTDKTLPTPRVENKESSRTSAGLISSFTRPSPHARGNVFTEQPTPQQILEQEKYKESLKRQIEEKRTLEAERRENLRLEEEREEKRLAEERARIQKQYEEEQEKEKRKETEQNNKNQELIRLLEERRQEAERKRKEEEMKESEHLKQQYEQERQARLEQDFRSESPPIPTVQKRLGSQNPPRPPSVESQRSVAVLSACSVPTPRSPPVPARRNQIRAAEDQQGVISELSLLRRRLRSEQRRLEGQLEESDREDTQTPLKNRERPLLDVFDMARLRMQVPARRPPSNTRAVNKQNMQDFNQLKYRASLVSR, from the exons ATGGAAACCTTGAAGACTGACAACTTCGTCGAAGACAAACCGACCAGGGCGGCTGAAAGGGGCTACTTACCTTATATGGAAATGAAG TCAAGCTTTAGTCACAATACAGAAAAGGAAGAGACTGAATTACCTGGCAAAACCCCATCACAACCTAAACGTAATAAAG AAGAAGGTTTTGGTCTGAGTTTGCAGCTGGGAGAGGAGTATGAACGGAAGAAGCAAAAGCTAAAGGAAGAGCTGCGCCAGGACTACAGGCGCTACGTGTCTGAG AAGAAAAATGTCTCTGAGCCAGCACCTCAACTCCAAGCATCGACTTTTAAAATGCAGGAAAGATCAACAAAT GAGAAGTTGCAGGATGAGAGGATTAAAGACTACAGTGTTTTGCTCCGAGCTCAGGAGGAACTTGAAAAAATGAGGAAAACTTCAAATGAGCCACAG TCCCAGACTCCTGGTAGAGATCTCTACGTCTCCACCACTCCCTACCATTCGTCGCTCTCTCTTAAATCGCATCAACAAAAGAGTCCAGAGAGGCCGCTGTCTTCCAGGAGGGACGCCGGCACCGCGACCGAGCCGCTCCTCAAGACACATACGCGAGCACACAGACGACGGGAGGAGACACCCGAGCGCTGGCACTCGAGGCCCAGGAGACACAGGGAGCACTACAGCTCTGAAGAGGAGCTTAACTTGGAtgaggaggagcaggaggagtTTGAGCTTCTTCACAAGAGGAGACCCAGGCACCGAGCTGAGCCTGCACACGCTGGCAGGAGGGAGCGGAGGCTCCAGCACAG GGTTGCCCAGGAGAGAAGAGAAGTGGATGTACATACCGTTAATGAAGGAGAGTATCTAGAGGACAACAGACCGACTCCTCAAGCGACGCTTCCAGTCAA TCCACCCGCACCGGTGCAGATCAGAGCCATAAACAAGAACAACATGGGAGATTTCGCTACAGGACTTATGATTG GTGCTAATGAGCAGGGGGAAGCCACACAGAGGAGAAAGGAGCGCTACAGACAGGAACTGCTCAAACAAATAGAGGAGCAACAAAGAAATAAGAGAAA GGAAAAGGAGCTGGAGTTGAGAGTTGCTGCTACAGGGGCTGTTGATCCAGAGAAAGCG TCTGTGACCGTCTGCCTGCCTGGTTTCCCACAGCCTGACCGGATCAAACAGTTTGGCGCTGTGAGACGGGAGCATGAAGGCAGAAGGCGGGACACGCCCCACAGACCCGGGATGGCACTCGGCGCCCCTGGGACGGACACGGACAGAAGACCACGAGAAGTGGAGCGAGAGCCCCCCGAGAGACCTCGTGTGGCTTTCCAGTCCCCCATCATGGAGTACAGCTCTGCCCTGGGGCACCTGGGTCACACGGCGGGCGCTGGTTTATGGGTGAGTGGGGACGCCCCATTCAGTGAAGACTTGCGCAAAGGCCTGGCTGGAACTCTGGGAGAAATGGTTGCCcccag AGTCACAGGCATCCCTCCTCCACCGGCACCCGCACTCTCGGAGCTATACAGCACCCCATACGATGAAGCCTACTATTACTATGGAGCCAGGAATCCTCTAGACCCCAATCTGACCTACT atGGAGCTTCTGTGGGTGCAGTACCATCGTTGCCTAATCTTCCAGCTGGCACACACTCATCTGTGCGGCAGCCTCCTGCCCTGGTCCTTGCACA GTCTGCATTACAGCATGGCATTTCTCCTTCTCTTGGATCGTTTCCTTCTGACAGACTCCAACACCCGAAAGAAAACGTTCTAGGCTACAAGGATGCACTCAAACAACAG GAAGTGCTCAGACAGGGGTGGCTTCAGCTTTTTGATAAG ATCGAAGAGAGACAGGAGAGGAGGAGGCGCGAAAGAGAGGACAGGGAACGTTACGAGGCTAAGCTGGAGGCGGAGATGAAGGCGTACGAGCCATGGGGGAGAGGAGGAGCTGGAGCTCCGCTCAAGGACGAAAGAGGAAACCTTATCA GTGACCTAAAGCGTATGCACAGGAGTAACGAGGAGGCGTATATGAACCCAGAATCCCGTAACAATAGAAGAGTCGTGGCATCAACGGACAAAACTTTACCTACACCAAGGGTGGAGAACAAGGAATCTTCAAGAACGTCAG CAGGTCTTATTTCCTCCTTTACGCGGCCCTCGCCACACGCCCGAGGAAACGTGTTCACCGAGCAGCCGACGCCCCAGCAAATCCTCGAGCAGGAAAAATACAAGGAGAGTCTGAAACGGCAG ATCGAGGAGAAACGGACGTTGGAAGCAGAGAGGAGAGAAAATCTGAGGCTGGAGGAAGAGCGAGAGGAGAAAAGGCTGGCTGAGGAACGAGCGCGCATTCAAAAGCAGTATGAAGAGGAGCAGGAGAAGGAAAAACGTAAAGAAACGGAG caaaacaacaaaaaccagGAGTTGATTAGACTGCTCGAGGAGCGGCGCCAAGAGGCTGAGAGGAAAAGGAAGGAGGAAGAGATGAAGGAAAGTGAACATCTGAAGCAGCAGTACGAGCAGGAGAGGCAAGCCCGGCTTGAGCAG GACTTCAGGTCAGAATCCCCACCCATTCCTACAGTACAGAAGAGACTTGGCAGCCAGAATCCTCCCAGACCACCCTCAGTGGAAAGCCAGCGCTCTGTGGCAGTTCTCTCT GCTTGCTCCGTTCCCACTCCTCGCTCCCCACCTGTTCCCGCACGGAGGAATCAGATACGAGCAGCAG aggACCAGCAGGGTGTGATCAGCGAGTTATCCCTGCTGCGTAGGCGCTTAAGAAGTGAGCAGAGGCGGCTTGAAGGGCAGTTAGAAGAGTCAGACAGAGAAGATACACAGACTCCTCTAAAGAACAG GGAGCGTCCTTTATTGGACGTTTTTGACATGGCCAGACTGAGAATGCAGGTTCCTGCTAGGAGGCCGCCTTCAAACACAAGAGCAGTGAACAAGCAGAACATGCAGGACTTTAACCAGCTCAAGTACAGAG CGAGTCTCGTGAGCAGGTGA